One Thermococcus sp. DNA window includes the following coding sequences:
- a CDS encoding 3-methyl-2-oxobutanoate dehydrogenase subunit delta, with translation MNTLFGEKKEGAVKIVLKSVDEYPEAPVTLGTTLSNFTGDWRTFIPVIDEEKCVKCYICWKFCPEPAIYIKEDGYVAVDYDYCKGCGICANECPTKAITMEKEEK, from the coding sequence TTGAACACACTGTTTGGTGAAAAAAAGGAAGGGGCAGTCAAAATCGTACTTAAGAGCGTGGATGAATACCCAGAGGCCCCGGTAACGCTCGGAACGACCCTGTCCAACTTCACCGGCGACTGGAGAACGTTCATACCAGTGATAGATGAAGAAAAGTGCGTCAAGTGCTACATCTGCTGGAAGTTCTGCCCGGAGCCAGCTATTTACATAAAAGAAGATGGATACGTGGCGGTCGACTACGACTACTGTAAAGGCTGCGGAATCTGCGCGAACGAGTGCCCGACCAAGGCGATAACTATGGAGAAAGAGGAGAAGTGA
- a CDS encoding inorganic phosphate transporter, translated as MDGLAIAVVAVAFYIAWNIGSNDSANAMGTAVGSGILSFRQATLTIAIFVIMGAYLRGYRVMKTVGKGIVPSGYLSMEMAVIALLAAGIWVTIATVKGLPVSTTQSIVGGVIGVGLAVGAPINWFTMFKIASAWVLSPILSGVLAIVLYRFYSWVVSRLKSASTIEALYKALAVLGGSYMAFNFGTNEVANASGPIVGAGFLEPKVAGVMVAMSLAIGSLTFSYAVMHTVGKKITSLGPISAFAAQFGSAISVSLANVLGLPVSSSQSIVGGVVGVGLLVGEGVERSVVRDILFGWVATPLTAIFISFVVFKLFAVVGLV; from the coding sequence ATGGACGGCCTTGCGATAGCGGTGGTTGCTGTGGCTTTCTACATCGCCTGGAACATAGGGTCAAACGATTCTGCGAACGCCATGGGTACCGCCGTTGGTTCTGGCATCCTGAGCTTCAGGCAGGCCACCCTTACCATAGCCATATTCGTGATTATGGGGGCTTATCTGCGTGGGTACCGGGTGATGAAAACCGTCGGCAAAGGCATCGTTCCGTCCGGTTACCTGTCCATGGAGATGGCTGTTATAGCGCTGCTGGCCGCTGGTATATGGGTCACCATAGCCACCGTTAAGGGCCTGCCGGTGTCTACCACCCAGTCCATAGTAGGTGGGGTCATAGGGGTGGGCCTCGCCGTTGGTGCACCCATAAACTGGTTCACCATGTTCAAGATAGCCTCCGCGTGGGTCCTGTCCCCCATACTATCCGGCGTTCTCGCGATAGTCCTTTACAGATTTTACTCATGGGTGGTTTCCCGGCTGAAGAGTGCGTCCACGATAGAGGCCCTTTACAAGGCTCTGGCGGTTCTTGGAGGCTCGTACATGGCGTTTAACTTCGGAACCAACGAGGTTGCCAACGCCTCCGGCCCTATAGTGGGCGCTGGCTTCCTTGAACCGAAAGTTGCCGGGGTTATGGTGGCCATGAGTCTTGCCATCGGCTCCCTGACGTTCAGCTACGCCGTCATGCACACGGTCGGAAAAAAGATAACCTCGTTGGGACCCATATCTGCCTTTGCGGCTCAGTTTGGCTCCGCCATCTCCGTGAGTCTCGCGAACGTTCTTGGTCTTCCCGTTAGCTCCAGTCAATCAATCGTTGGCGGTGTCGTCGGTGTTGGTCTGCTGGTCGGTGAGGGGGTTGAGAGGTCCGTTGTGAGGGACATCCTGTTCGGGTGGGTGGCCACACCACTGACCGCCATCTTCATCTCTTTCGTCGTGTTCAAGCTCTTCGCCGTGGTGGGGCTTGTTTAG
- a CDS encoding pyruvate/ketoisovalerate ferredoxin oxidoreductase subunit gamma, with the protein MMEIRFHGRGGQGAVTAANILASAAFKEGKYVQAFPFFGVERRGAPVTAFTRIDERPIRIKTQIYEPDIVVVLDPSLLDTVDVTAGLKDGGIVIINTEKSRDEVLEKLKKKPGKLALVDATGIALEVLGLPITNTAILGAIAKVTGIVSLEHVQTAITDVFSGNLGEKNARAAAEAFEKTTVYEL; encoded by the coding sequence ATGATGGAGATTCGTTTTCACGGTAGAGGTGGACAGGGTGCAGTTACTGCCGCCAACATACTAGCTTCAGCCGCGTTCAAAGAGGGCAAATACGTCCAGGCATTCCCGTTCTTCGGTGTTGAAAGACGTGGAGCGCCCGTCACAGCATTCACCAGGATCGACGAGAGGCCGATCAGGATAAAAACCCAGATATACGAGCCGGACATAGTCGTCGTCCTCGACCCAAGCCTTCTCGACACGGTCGACGTCACCGCCGGGCTCAAAGATGGCGGGATCGTCATTATAAACACTGAAAAGAGCAGGGATGAAGTTCTTGAGAAACTCAAGAAGAAACCAGGCAAGCTCGCCCTCGTTGACGCAACAGGAATAGCTCTTGAGGTGCTCGGCCTGCCGATAACCAACACGGCCATCCTCGGTGCAATCGCGAAGGTCACCGGTATCGTCAGTCTTGAGCACGTCCAGACGGCCATAACGGACGTCTTCTCTGGTAACCTTGGCGAGAAGAACGCCAGGGCAGCCGCAGAGGCTTTCGAGAAGACGACGGTTTACGAGCTCTGA
- the porA gene encoding pyruvate ferredoxin oxidoreductase: MDYKPIRKVVSGNYAAAYAVKHARTQVVAAYPITPQTSIIEKIAEFLASGEIEGLEYVPVESEHSAMAASIGAAATGARAFTATSAQGLALMHEMLHWAAGARLPVVMVDVNRAMAPPWSVWDDQTDSLAQRDTGWMQFYAENNQEVYDGVLMAFKVAETVNVPAMVIESAFILSHTYDVVEMIPQELVDEFLPPRKPLYTLTDFENPKAIGALATPNDYYEFRYKLAKAHEKAKKVIKEVGKEFGEKFGRDYSRMIELYRTEDADFVFMGMGSLMGTVKQAVDVLREEGYKVGAAKVRWFRPFPTEEVYELAKHVEGIAVLDRNYSFGMEGILFTEAKGALYNTDAKPIIKNYIVGLGGRDFTVSDVRKIAENMRAIIKKGELDVEVDWYHLKR, encoded by the coding sequence ATGGATTACAAACCCATCAGAAAGGTTGTGAGCGGCAACTACGCGGCCGCCTACGCCGTCAAGCACGCCCGTACCCAGGTCGTGGCGGCTTACCCGATCACACCCCAGACGAGTATCATTGAAAAGATAGCCGAATTCCTCGCCAGTGGGGAGATAGAGGGACTGGAATACGTCCCCGTTGAAAGCGAGCACTCCGCCATGGCGGCAAGCATTGGAGCCGCCGCAACGGGTGCAAGGGCATTCACGGCGACCTCGGCCCAGGGTCTCGCCCTCATGCACGAGATGCTTCACTGGGCCGCCGGTGCGAGGCTCCCAGTAGTCATGGTAGACGTCAACAGGGCAATGGCCCCACCGTGGAGCGTCTGGGACGACCAGACCGACAGCCTTGCCCAGAGGGACACCGGCTGGATGCAGTTCTACGCCGAGAATAACCAGGAGGTCTACGATGGGGTTTTGATGGCGTTCAAGGTGGCGGAGACCGTCAACGTGCCCGCAATGGTCATTGAGAGTGCGTTTATACTTAGCCACACCTACGACGTCGTTGAGATGATCCCGCAGGAGCTCGTCGATGAGTTCCTTCCGCCTAGGAAGCCGCTCTACACCCTCACCGACTTCGAGAACCCTAAGGCCATCGGCGCCCTTGCGACTCCGAACGACTACTACGAGTTCCGCTACAAGCTTGCAAAGGCCCACGAGAAGGCTAAGAAGGTTATTAAGGAGGTTGGAAAGGAATTCGGCGAGAAGTTCGGCAGGGACTACAGTCGGATGATCGAGCTCTACAGGACGGAAGATGCAGACTTCGTCTTCATGGGAATGGGCTCCCTTATGGGAACCGTCAAACAGGCCGTTGATGTACTGCGGGAGGAGGGCTACAAGGTCGGCGCCGCCAAGGTCCGCTGGTTCAGGCCGTTCCCGACAGAAGAGGTCTATGAACTCGCCAAACACGTTGAGGGCATAGCCGTTCTCGACAGGAACTACTCGTTCGGTATGGAGGGAATCCTCTTCACCGAAGCGAAGGGAGCGCTCTACAACACCGACGCAAAGCCGATAATAAAGAACTACATCGTCGGACTCGGAGGTAGGGAC